The DNA sequence GCCTTGTGATGTTATGTTTGACTGTGGAATAACTATTTTCCTTTGGTCAATCTTAATGGATATAGCATTTCCTAGGCCTTTCTTGCAAGAGAAAGATAGAGAAGCTTGTAGACTACACCCatcatttttgtattaaaaacaaagagtaaagaatcaagaaaataagtaGAGAAACAAAGGCCACTAAAGAATGGCGGTAGAAGCAGTGGAAAAGAAACTCTACAACGCTGCATCAAAAGGAGATGTAACAACACTTGTACATCTTCTTGAAGAAGATCCATATCTTGTTCATGGTGTCTCGTTTCCATGTTCAAGAAATCTTCTACACATAGCAGCAATGCATGGACAGACATTCATTGTTGAACAAGTGTTGAAGCTTAATCCGCAGCTAGCGTGTAATTCAGATTCCCAAGAGTCATCGCCTTTCCACATAGCAGCAGCAAGAGGGCATGTCGAGATTGCCTCGAAATTGCTGGCAGTAGCCCCGGAGATGTGCTGGTGGCGCAACAAGCAAGGCATGAATCCAATTCATGTTGCAGCCATGAATGGGAATGTTGAGATTCTAGAACTTCTCCTTGAAGCGAGTTGTTTTCCCGTGATGGAGAGACTGCATCGCGGGCAGACTGTGCTACATCTGTGTGTGAAACATGGTCAACTTAGGGCGTTGAAGGTTTTGGTGGAGAAGTTGGGAGATCTTGTGTGTACAAAGGATGATGATGGCGATACCTTATTGCATTTGGCTGTAAGGTGCACTCAACTTGAGGTAATTAATACCCCCTCCATTCCTTGTTAATTGAGGCATTTTTTCTATCGGGTCGGATTGGATGAAAAATTTTCATAGTCTAGTATAGTTCATGACTTTTCATGCAACATTTAAAGTTCAcgaaaaaaactaaactagtttgaaagttcatgacttCACAGACAATTCGTGCATTGCTTTAATAAGGTTACTTTggaaactttttgaaaattcgaTTTAACTTTAATAATATCAATTCATACTTTCATATTCGgttcatttattatatttcaacccgtccaccaaattaaattagttacaTGTACTAAATTAGAAAGTTACTTCCAATCTATATATATGATGGTCGAATTTCAAAAGCATTATCTACTGAAAGCTTACACATTGTGAACAAATTTCAGATTGTAGAATACTTGGTGGAAATCAAAGTTCTGAAGCAGAAAACAAGAAACGGGATGGGGAAAACTGTAATAGCCCgacctcctagggtacaataaatgcggcggctgctaaACGAAACCCGACTcgaaagaagtaaacataggctagggtttcatttaaagagtactAACCAAGAGAAATGAAGGaatatcagagtatttaatgcaacaacttaacctagaagttCAAAAGAAGatagatataaaaaatgaggatCAAAACCTTAAGAGTACGACATAGTATCCAAGacaaaatcacaagaaaaggGCTAAGGCCACAACCAAACGTAAGATGCAAATGTTCCAGAAAGAAATTCTAAAGAGTATCAAtaattcagcggaaaacgaccaagagaaaagcatagctatgtatggtgacacaactacacttagAGTTCAACAcatccatattaattaattaagctgctcaacacccgccaccgctcgtcatcattcaacctgcacataaggaaaacacatgcagggctgagtattttgaaatactcagtgagctcgttgccaaaacattttataagttatgccacccttaccaagtgaactcgagttttaagcagttaaaaagaatatcacgagtatcacaaaatatattttcatagactggccagtcaaaataacctctcattttctcatcaaattaacaatcacaaacattccatggtgcgacgaaagtgtggccacacttttcgcccacgagaccggccgactagcaaggacggctctcgATCCCAttgtgtacacagcctggtagggcttgcggcccatactcagacccgaattcgtataagcatatccaacaatcacatttaaacaaacataggcatggcataacagttaaaccacccttataacaccaatcaatattttgcaagaaataaaagagtttaagaataaagcccacctcgattgcttagttttcaagtagtttcgcttttccgttatccggcttcgcaaccaaagtttcaccttttaatcacataggcacatatcacaaattaggttcaatactactcttactcatgcatgtctcattacTTTGCCCTCTTCCCAATGATtcatcttatcattactaattaaccaagatcatgtttatcacacaagattatttagccatcaaacatacactacacaacacaacatcacacacacacggcacacacatacacacgccacacacacacacacgacacacacacacatacacgtTCTCACATCCctttttatccctctttcactcaaccaagatgcttgagggttcaagaagaccgattaatcggttagaagaggaaaaagaagaagtagaagGAGAACAAGCATAactcttaaacaaaaataccttttcgagaaaaacgatcggtagaaaacaagtattagccttggttcttcaaagttcttggtttaaacttcaattcttcttcaaaagatagcaaaatattggagagtagaagaagaaaatttgagagagtgtgTAGGATGGGGGGGCCGAAAATatggggctagggttaggggttttggttcttatttatagagttcaacaagatctttaagtaattagaatagaatatttggtaagatctcattctccacaattaaataataaatattgtgaagtagggaagaagaattaacaaaaatagatcctaGGGCAAATCTCCctagttttcgaaaattaggctctCAAAATAGCCAAGactttgttttggtatttttccatatagaataaaatattatggagtaaaataaaaataaggaaaatcctcCATGAGGCAAGGTAAGGGGCGATTTctatgccttttaaataaggcatggatttttgaatattgactaaaataaagtaaggcaagatctcttgaagtatggaaagatttggtagaatatttaaattctaggtatggaaggaaatcaagtgagaagtcaaataaaataaaataattccttccttcccaaatatggtgattttcgaaaatcactagaaaaataagggggctcgatttttccatctctaaacaaggaaataattggctcttggaatttaatttggacAACTATCCCAAGGGTTAAATAAATTCCggaagaaatagaatttctcttCAAAGGGGGTCTAcggttcgaaaattacaagaattagggtgacaagtaattatggaaatttttctaatattctcactcacccttaaacaattaatttaccacataatctcacaaataaataaatcatgccacatcattaaatcaaatagtttgacttttcaaactttcaacacaAACCCTAAACTCAATTTGACCATATCAActcatgaaataaatgcattctcgattccacgtcatcaacaattaGTTCTatggctctaaaattagggttctaaaatCCGGAATGTTACATCCTACCacacttaaaagaaatttcgtcccgaaatttgatACCTTTTACGGAAAGAGTTCCGGGTATAGCTCTATCATCTTATCCTCAcgctcccacgtggcttcctCGGGCCCGTGGTTTCTCCATTGAATTTTCACTAAGGTAGTGGTTTTATTTCTCAAGGTTTGGACCTTTCGATCTAAGATTAACTGGGGTCGCTCCTCGTAGCTCAGATCCGGGCTTACAGCAATATCCTCGTAACGAATCACATGCTTCGGATCGAACACGTATTTTCGCAATTGCGACACATGAAAAACGTTGTGCACACTAAGGTTCGGAAGATGCGCTCTAAGGCTCGTATCCAAGTTTCGGCTTTCGCAGGTTCACCCATTCCGTCGAAGGTAGGAGGCTTTTGGTCAAGAAAAAGCTTTATGACTTCCCTATCTACtcgtggaggtggtggtggtggtgtcGGCGGCCTAGGTTGCGTCACACTTTCTTCTACCGAAGCCTGGGAGGTAGGTTCCTCGTTCCTCACGTTACGTCTAGGTGGCATTCTGATTTATCACACTCGAATTGTTAGCGTActtaacttaaaaaaaatctcaagatGGTGATAGGGTACTTtgaaaggaagaaaagaaatttttttttttaactcattcACAAGTATGGCCTAAAGAAAGACCACACAAAACAGTTGTTAGGAAAAATAGAGACATAATAAGATTGCACCATAAGGTGGAAAACACTTGGAGAATAATAGAACGAGTAAGTATATTCACGCAATAAGGACAGAAAAGCGTGAAGACGGCTTCATTGCCATATAATGGAAAGAAAGGTACGAATTCccattaatttcaaaaaagtGATCCCCAAAGGTCTTGGTACAATGAATGGAAAAGAGCGATTCAATCGCGGAAGAATATAACAATGTAAATAGAAGTTCTAGAACTCAAAAACATGGGGAAAGGGAAAACAAAAATTCCTATTCGGGCACTAGACATCTCTGCCCTCGTCCTCCTCGGGTTCTCCCGACTCTCCGACACTCTCCGCGTTCgaactctctcctctctcgaACGACCCTAACTCCTCGTCCTTCTTCTCGTCGCTTAGGGGCGAAGGAATCGATGTAAGCATCTCTTCGGCCTCTCTTATGATCCTTCGAGGGGCCGAAACGCGCATCCTAAGGGTCCTTTTACGGGGAACGCGAGCAACATGCGGTTCCTCGTCATCGCGATACTTCATTCGACGTGCTGCTCCTGGCGAGTACCTTTGCGTTGGCGGATGAAGTGGAGGTCCATCAACGGCGGTAGACATGGCCGGAAGTAGAACTCCCATTAGGCCGATGAAGTCTCCTCGAGGCGTGTATTTGGGAGGGCTAAACCAAGTGTAAGATACTGAGGCTTGAGCGGTCCACTCGCTCCAAGGGGAAGGTAGTATATGGATAAGTCGCATGATTCCCTCGTGATGGGTAGTTCCGTACGCGTAGGCGTCCAGCCAATGACCATAGAAGTCGGTAACGAAGTTCAGAAGGAACTGCTCTCCGTCCCATTCCAGCTCTCTATAGCGCTCCACCGGAAAGTTCCTATTCTTGGCGTAACGGTGTCGCATAAGGGCGTGATAGGGTTGGACCATCTacaaaaaggggaaaaggaACAAGTCAGCACCATCACAAAGGTGGAAAAGGATAGATAGTGCGTGGTCTCAAATGGTGCTGCGAAAGTGTACAAAAGTCAAAAGATGGTGGTTCAAAACGTCGCGTCCAAGGTTCTCGTTCTTAGATAACTAATCGTGCGTTTTCTGTTCGCGTTTCGTCGGATCTCCACATACACTAACGGCCTTATACTAGTTCTTCCACGTTTTTATTGTTGGTACAAGCGTTGTGATCGTATAGCTAAGGCATGCTAGGTTCAAAAGTCCAAGTCTAAGCATAGCAACATTTCAACATAGTCTCACGCAATCACATTCGcatttcacaaattttcacAAGTTCTCATGTAACATTCAACAAACCATTCAAGAAGCATCGCTTCGCGTTCATAATATTTCTACCACATAAAGCATGCTTTTCACAAGTTCTCATATTCAACAAATCATCATTCAGAAAGCGTCACTtctcattcacatttttttccaaaagcATCAAGTTTCAAGCACAAGGCACAAAATATCTAGTACCTCTTTCTTTGCGGTTGAACGAGACGAGTTGCGGTGTTGAGCCCTTCGCATTTAGTTCATTTACAAAAAGATTACAAAGACAACCTAAAGTTCgaaaagactcttgggtccagagcggaaagaactgaggctctgataccaactgtaacagcccgacctcctagggtacaataaatgcggagGATGCTATCCGAAACCCGACTcgaaagaagtaaacataggctagggtttcatttaaagagtactAACCAAGAGAAATGAAGGaatatcagagtatttaatgcaacaacttaacctagaagttCAAAAGAAGATAGATATCAGAAATGAGGATCAAAACCTTAAGAGTACGACATAGTATCCAAGacaaaatcacaagaaaaggGCTAAGGCCACAACCAAAAGTAAGATGCAAATGTTCCAGAAAGAAATTCTAAAGAGTATCAAtaattcagcggaaaacgaccaagagaaaagcatagctatgtatggtgacacaactacacttagAGTTCAACAcatccatattaattaattaagctgctcaacacccgccaccgctcgtcatcattcaacctgcacataaggaaaacacatgcaggggctgagtattttgaaatactcagtgagctcgttgccaaaacattttataagttatgccacccttaccaagtgaactcgagttttaagcagtttaaaagaatatcacgagtatcacaaaatatattttcatagactggccagtcaaaataacctcccattttctcatcaaattaacaatcacaaacattccatggtgcgacgaaattgtggccacacttttcgcccacgagaccagccgactagcaaggacggctctcgATCCCAttgtgtacacagcctggtagggcttgcggcccatactcagacccgaattcgtataagcatatccaacaatcacatttaaacaaacataggcatgacataacagttaaaccacccttataacaccaatcaatattttgcaagaaataaaagagtttaagaataaagcccacctcgattgcttagttttcaagtagtttcgcttttccgttatccggcttcgcaaccaaagtttcaccttttaatcacataggcacatatcacaaattaggttcaatactactcttactcatgcatgtctcattacTTTGCCCTCTTCCCAATGATtcatcttatcattactaattaaccaagatcatgtttatcacacaagattatttagccatcaaacatacactacacaacacaacatcacacacacacggcacacacatacacacgccacacacacacacacggcacacacacacatacacgtTCTCACATCCctttttatccctctttcactcaaacaagatgcttgagggttcaagaagaccgattaatcggttagaagaggaaaaagaagaagtagaagGAGAACAAGCATAactcttaaacaaaaataccttttcGAGAAAAATGatcggtagaaaacaagtattagccttggttcttcaaagttcttggtttaaacttcaattcttctccaaaagatagcaaaatattggagagtagaagaagacaatttgagagagtgtgTGGGATGGGGGGGCCGAAAATatggggctagggttaggggttttggttcttatttatagagttcaacaagatctttaggtaattagaatagaatatttggtaagatctcattctccacaattaagttataattattgtgaagtagggaagaagaattaacaaaaatagatcctaGGGCAAATCTCCctagttttcgaaaattaggctctCAAAATAGCCAAGactttgttttggtatttttccatatagaataaaatattatggagtaaaataaaaataaggaaaatcctcCATGAGGCGAGGTAAGGGGCGATTTctatgccttttaaataaggcatggatttttgaatattgactaaaataaagtaagacaagatctcttgaagtatggaaagatttggtagaatatttaaattctaggtatggaaggaaatcaagtgagaagtcaaataaaataaaataattacttccttcccaaatatggtgattttcgaaaatcactagaaaaataagggggctcgatttttccatctctaaacaaggaaataattggctcttggaatttaatttggacAACTATCCCAAGGGTTAAATAAATTCCggaagaaatagaatttctcttCAAAGGGGGTCTAcggttcgaaaattacaagaattggGGTGACAAGtaattatggaaatttttctaatattctcactcacccttaaacaattaatttaccacataatctcacaaataaataaatcacatgccacatcattaaatcaaatagtttgacttttcaaactttcaacacaAGCCCTAAACTCAATTTGACCATATCAActcatgaaataaatgcattctcgattccacgtcatcaacaattaattctagggctctaaaattagggttctaaaatCCGGGATTTTACAAAAACTGCCTTCCAAATCTTGAACGAGAGTCCTCCAACCACCACCAACCACTTAGAGATAAAAAGGCTCTTAAAAGATCTTACAGATGTTTCATATTTCGATGTGATCCCCGAGATGAACAACACCATAATAGTGGTGATTTTCCTGATCGCCACGATGGCCTTCCAGTCGGTCATCAGCCCTGCTGGCGGAGTTTGGGGTGCGGAGGGCTATCACACCAGTGGGAGTCACAAAGCTGGCGAGGCCGTGATGGCATCCACCCAACCCGATACATACAGTATCATTACGTCAACAAACATAATGGCCTTCATGCTCTCTCTCTTGAGCGCGTTGTCTCTCGTCATCAGCAAGACCCAACCCAATAACATGCCATGCGTGGTGTTTTCGACAACCGGCATGGTTGGGGCGCTGATAGCTATCATATTAGGGAGATACAACAAAGGGAACAGAAAAATAGATTTCTGAAAGTCGTGCAAAaacactttcagatcaaatcaatttcggtggttctaccaaagttatttgatcggataaaattcagagaaTTCAGAATATTCAGATGTGATATGAGATGATGAACCAGAAGAATTAATCAGaataagatgaagatgaaCCGATGCAGCTGTTGAC is a window from the Salvia hispanica cultivar TCC Black 2014 chromosome 1, UniMelb_Shisp_WGS_1.0, whole genome shotgun sequence genome containing:
- the LOC125192984 gene encoding ankyrin repeat-containing protein At5g02620-like, coding for MAVEAVEKKLYNAASKGDVTTLVHLLEEDPYLVHGVSFPCSRNLLHIAAMHGQTFIVEQVLKLNPQLACNSDSQESSPFHIAAARGHVEIASKLLAVAPEMCWWRNKQGMNPIHVAAMNGNVEILELLLEASCFPVMERLHRGQTVLHLCVKHGQLRALKVLVEKLGDLVCTKDDDGDTLLHLAVRCTQLEIVEYLVEIKVLKQKTRNGMGKTVIARPPRVQ